Proteins co-encoded in one Methylomonas albis genomic window:
- a CDS encoding rhodanese-like domain-containing protein — protein sequence MKNFKAISVAESEQLMSEQQPMILDCRDLKDYRAGHIENAMHVHEQLRDSLLKKADKAKPLLIYCYYGHASEHLAEMFGDFGFQQVYSLAGGYADWKEQHKL from the coding sequence ATGAAGAATTTTAAAGCCATCTCCGTCGCCGAATCCGAACAACTGATGAGCGAACAGCAACCGATGATTTTGGATTGTCGCGATCTTAAGGATTATCGGGCTGGGCATATCGAAAATGCCATGCATGTTCATGAGCAATTGCGCGATTCGCTGTTAAAAAAAGCCGATAAAGCCAAGCCTTTGCTGATTTATTGTTATTACGGCCATGCTAGCGAGCATTTGGCTGAAATGTTTGGCGACTTTGGTTTTCAACAGGTCTACAGCTTGGCCGGCGGCTATGCCGACTGGAAAGAACAGCACAAACTTTAA
- a CDS encoding DUF2959 domain-containing protein, which translates to MKFSSRFMLFLLTFGLAACSSAYYSGLEKIGIPKREVMVHRVEKARDTQEETKQQFKSALEQFTVMTNFKGGDLEATYNKLNGEYEASVKKAEEVDKRIADIEDVSSALFNEWETELGQYSNAALKRNSQQKLTATKAHYQQLIAAMRKAETKIEPVLSVFRDQVLYLKHNLNAQAIASLKGQLDSVKSDVSALVIEMEKSINEADAFIKTMEKQ; encoded by the coding sequence ATGAAATTTAGTTCGCGTTTTATGTTGTTTTTGTTGACGTTTGGCTTAGCCGCCTGTTCCAGCGCGTATTACAGCGGCCTGGAGAAAATCGGCATACCCAAACGTGAAGTGATGGTGCATCGCGTTGAAAAAGCCCGCGACACTCAAGAGGAAACCAAGCAACAATTTAAATCGGCGCTTGAACAATTCACCGTGATGACCAATTTCAAAGGTGGCGATTTGGAAGCCACCTATAACAAACTCAATGGTGAGTATGAAGCCAGCGTGAAAAAGGCCGAGGAAGTCGACAAACGTATTGCCGATATAGAAGACGTTTCAAGTGCCCTGTTCAACGAATGGGAAACCGAACTAGGCCAGTACAGCAACGCCGCGCTAAAACGAAATAGCCAGCAAAAACTGACTGCCACTAAAGCGCACTACCAACAACTGATCGCGGCAATGCGCAAAGCCGAAACCAAAATCGAACCTGTGCTCAGCGTCTTTCGCGATCAGGTGCTGTACCTGAAACACAACCTAAACGCCCAAGCTATCGCATCGCTAAAAGGCCAGCTGGACTCGGTCAAATCGGATGTATCGGCTTTGGTAATAGAAATGGAAAAATCGATTAACGAGGCCGATGCATTTATCAAGACCATGGAAAAGCAATAG
- the tilS gene encoding tRNA lysidine(34) synthetase TilS: MPDLNSQIIASLLPGSCRKVFIAYSGGLDSCVLLDLCVALPALTGKIVAVYVDHGLQTASAEWGEHCRRRAECLGVDFQLLQVDAHASGGESPEAAARDARYRVLRQLLDTDDIVLLAQHREDQMETLLLQLFRGAGVSGLAGMPMISVFGKGQMVRPLLDVAKVEIQRYAQTRGLQWVEDPSNQSSDFDRNYLRNEILPLLKQRWPSLDKTVARSAKLCGDAAQMIESWAEHTLPTVFDPTDGSFNVAGLPVITSTQLNCLLRQWLGRMGLKPPSQAVLQTLVDQLVGGRVDTAAQIYIQGSVVRKYRQKLYCISEKRLQKETRSKQWMQEQERIVLNNSYVLTRNSASAGLSKNLWNTAKVTIEPRRGGEKLKLPGRVGHHCLKKLYQEAGVPPWERDIRPLIYLDDRLATVAGLWVAEWAWLDAMDACYQLDWRLPETM; encoded by the coding sequence ATGCCCGATCTCAATTCTCAGATCATTGCTTCTCTGTTGCCTGGCTCATGCCGCAAAGTTTTCATTGCTTATAGCGGCGGCTTGGACTCATGTGTGCTGTTGGATTTGTGCGTGGCGCTGCCGGCGCTTACAGGCAAAATTGTTGCCGTTTATGTCGATCATGGTTTGCAAACGGCGTCAGCGGAATGGGGTGAGCATTGCCGTCGGCGAGCAGAATGCTTGGGCGTGGATTTTCAATTGTTGCAAGTCGATGCGCATGCAAGTGGCGGTGAAAGCCCGGAAGCAGCGGCACGCGACGCGCGTTATCGGGTGCTGCGGCAATTATTGGATACCGACGACATTGTTCTGCTGGCTCAGCACCGCGAGGATCAGATGGAAACATTGTTGTTGCAGTTGTTCAGAGGTGCCGGGGTGTCAGGCTTGGCCGGCATGCCTATGATCAGCGTTTTTGGCAAAGGACAAATGGTGCGGCCGCTATTGGATGTGGCCAAGGTCGAGATACAGCGGTATGCGCAAACGCGCGGTTTGCAGTGGGTGGAAGATCCTAGTAATCAGAGCAGTGATTTCGACCGCAACTATCTGCGTAACGAAATTCTGCCTCTATTAAAACAGCGTTGGCCGTCGCTGGATAAAACAGTGGCGCGTTCGGCCAAGCTTTGCGGCGATGCGGCCCAGATGATTGAGTCTTGGGCCGAACACACCTTGCCGACCGTGTTTGATCCGACCGATGGCAGTTTCAATGTTGCCGGTTTACCCGTCATCACGTCGACGCAACTGAACTGTCTGTTACGGCAATGGTTGGGCCGCATGGGTTTGAAGCCGCCGAGTCAAGCGGTACTGCAAACGCTGGTCGATCAATTGGTTGGCGGGCGAGTGGATACGGCTGCGCAAATTTATATCCAGGGCAGTGTCGTCAGAAAATATCGGCAAAAACTGTATTGTATTTCTGAGAAACGTTTGCAAAAGGAAACTCGGTCAAAACAGTGGATGCAAGAACAGGAGCGGATAGTTTTAAACAACAGCTATGTGCTGACTAGAAACTCTGCATCGGCCGGACTATCGAAAAACTTGTGGAATACGGCCAAAGTCACTATAGAGCCTCGGCGCGGTGGCGAAAAGCTAAAATTACCGGGCCGAGTCGGTCATCATTGTCTAAAAAAACTTTACCAGGAAGCGGGGGTTCCGCCTTGGGAAAGAGATATTCGCCCGTTGATTTATCTGGATGATCGTTTGGCAACAGTCGCCGGTTTATGGGTGGCGGAATGGGCTTGGCTTGACGCGATGGACGCTTGTTACCAATTGGATTGGCGACTACCCGAAACCATGTAA
- a CDS encoding dinitrogenase iron-molybdenum cofactor biosynthesis protein: MEQLSRDLALRIALASRILPGVDVPKLIGVLHEKVGSPLDDDKLKSITVTNLKTGIGSLDGEEDGEDIGIGLENIKLAVRYLWGEEDGDEGLPEIMPYKDGDIPESIRVAIASNSGRLLNGHFGSCIRFLVYQLSRSDMRLIDIRSTVEADSADDRNLFRANMIKDCHVLFVQSIGGPAAAKVIRADIYPIKEADVVDAVEKLTEFQQVFDAAPPWMAKALGKSAEERKRFSHQE; the protein is encoded by the coding sequence ATGGAACAATTATCACGAGATCTGGCTTTGCGTATCGCATTGGCTTCGCGGATTTTGCCGGGAGTAGATGTACCGAAGTTGATCGGGGTGCTGCATGAAAAAGTCGGCTCGCCGTTGGACGACGACAAACTGAAATCGATTACCGTCACTAATCTGAAGACCGGCATAGGTAGTCTGGATGGCGAGGAAGACGGCGAAGATATTGGTATTGGCCTGGAAAACATCAAGCTGGCTGTACGGTATCTTTGGGGCGAGGAAGATGGCGATGAAGGACTGCCGGAAATCATGCCTTACAAGGATGGCGATATTCCGGAATCGATCCGGGTGGCGATTGCCTCCAATAGTGGTCGGCTATTGAACGGGCATTTCGGTTCCTGCATTCGCTTTCTGGTCTATCAATTGTCCAGATCGGACATGCGCCTGATCGATATTCGCTCGACTGTAGAAGCTGACAGCGCCGACGACAGAAATCTGTTCCGGGCCAATATGATCAAGGATTGCCACGTATTGTTCGTGCAATCCATTGGTGGGCCGGCGGCAGCCAAGGTGATCCGTGCCGATATTTATCCAATCAAGGAAGCCGACGTGGTTGATGCGGTGGAAAAACTTACCGAGTTTCAGCAGGTGTTTGATGCCGCCCCGCCTTGGATGGCGAAAGCCCTCGGTAAAAGTGCCGAGGAGCGGAAACGCTTTAGTCATCAGGAATAA
- the accA gene encoding acetyl-CoA carboxylase carboxyl transferase subunit alpha, which yields MDLKFLDFEQPIAELQAKIEELRKVELDNNFDISETLKLLEQKCESLTESIFADLSDWQISQLSRHPGRPYTLDYIDLIFTEFHELHGDRSYADDPAIVCGMARLEGQPVVVIGHQKGRDTKEKIYRNFGMPRPEGYRKALRVMKLAERFKLPIICLIDTPGAYPGIGAEERGQSEAIARNLFEMSKLRTPIICTVIGEGGSGGALAIGVGDRLLMLEYSTYAVISPEGCASILWKSADKAQLAAEAMGITSDRVREQGFLDEVIREPVGGGHRNFEKIAANLQDALSRHLNDLNQQAENLDLLLERRYQRIMRFGSYIEEPVK from the coding sequence ATGGATTTAAAATTCTTAGATTTCGAACAGCCTATTGCCGAACTGCAAGCGAAGATAGAAGAGCTGCGCAAGGTAGAGCTGGACAATAATTTTGATATTTCCGAAACATTGAAGCTACTCGAGCAGAAATGCGAGAGTTTGACCGAAAGCATTTTCGCGGATTTGTCGGATTGGCAAATATCGCAATTATCCCGGCATCCCGGTCGCCCGTACACATTAGATTATATCGATCTGATTTTTACCGAATTTCACGAGTTGCACGGCGACCGCTCCTATGCCGATGATCCGGCAATAGTCTGTGGTATGGCGCGCCTGGAAGGCCAGCCTGTAGTGGTCATTGGTCATCAAAAAGGCCGGGATACCAAGGAAAAAATTTATCGCAATTTCGGTATGCCGCGTCCGGAAGGTTATCGTAAGGCTTTGCGGGTGATGAAATTGGCTGAGCGTTTCAAGCTGCCTATCATCTGTTTGATCGACACACCGGGCGCGTATCCGGGTATCGGTGCGGAAGAACGCGGTCAAAGCGAGGCGATCGCCCGCAATCTGTTCGAAATGTCTAAACTACGTACGCCTATTATCTGCACCGTGATTGGCGAGGGCGGCTCCGGCGGGGCCTTGGCTATCGGTGTGGGCGATAGGTTATTGATGCTGGAATACAGCACGTATGCCGTTATTTCTCCGGAGGGTTGCGCTTCGATTTTATGGAAAAGTGCCGACAAAGCCCAATTGGCGGCTGAAGCGATGGGCATTACCTCGGACCGCGTGCGTGAACAAGGTTTTCTGGACGAAGTAATTCGCGAACCTGTCGGTGGCGGTCATCGCAATTTCGAAAAAATTGCCGCAAATCTGCAAGACGCGTTGTCCAGACATCTTAACGATCTAAATCAACAAGCGGAAAATTTGGATTTGCTGCTCGAAAGACGCTATCAGCGCATTATGCGTTTTGGTTCGTACATCGAAGAGCCGGTCAAATAA
- a CDS encoding TOBE domain-containing protein, producing the protein MNSVFSRDWLEGELRLIGSLDTRMIGLLRAIDETGSINRAAKQVGLSYKGAWQMIERANNLAPRALISTAIGGSKGGGSCLTAAGRGLLELFTRLEEQHRRFLRELNQSLLDDPDVVLLLRRQVIKNSARNQLFGNITAIELGAVNAEVYVTLKGDERVVISITLPSLDYLGVKVGGDAVLLINPSDILVDTGGDNVLLSARNRLDGHVIRVQYDGVDSEVIIQLLSGESIAATLTQTSAEALGLKPGCKASAVFKSSAVILAALTATGVP; encoded by the coding sequence ATGAATAGCGTGTTTTCCAGGGATTGGCTCGAGGGCGAATTGCGTTTGATAGGCTCCTTGGATACCCGGATGATCGGTTTATTACGGGCTATAGACGAAACGGGTTCTATCAATCGGGCTGCCAAACAAGTAGGTTTGAGTTACAAGGGAGCCTGGCAGATGATAGAGCGGGCGAATAACCTGGCGCCTAGAGCGTTGATTTCCACCGCCATTGGCGGCAGCAAGGGCGGTGGTAGCTGTTTGACAGCGGCTGGTCGCGGTTTGCTGGAATTGTTTACGCGTCTGGAAGAGCAGCATCGCCGGTTTTTACGGGAGCTCAATCAAAGTTTGCTGGACGATCCCGATGTCGTGTTATTACTGAGGCGGCAGGTGATTAAAAATAGCGCCAGAAACCAGCTGTTCGGCAATATTACTGCCATAGAGCTTGGTGCGGTGAATGCTGAAGTTTATGTGACGCTGAAGGGGGACGAGCGGGTGGTGATCAGCATTACGCTGCCTTCACTCGATTATCTTGGCGTTAAAGTTGGAGGCGATGCGGTATTGCTGATAAATCCTTCTGATATTCTCGTGGACACCGGCGGTGATAATGTCTTGTTGTCGGCGCGTAATCGTCTGGATGGTCATGTTATTCGAGTGCAATACGATGGTGTTGATTCGGAAGTGATTATCCAATTGCTGAGTGGCGAAAGCATAGCCGCCACGCTTACTCAAACCAGCGCTGAGGCCCTGGGCTTGAAACCAGGCTGTAAAGCCAGTGCAGTGTTTAAAAGTAGTGCGGTGATTCTGGCGGCACTCACCGCCACCGGTGTGCCTTAA
- a CDS encoding cytochrome c peroxidase yields MRVIYKIMLVGSLLLAQVALAIGPVPVSLRNVPIPPVPGLWEGANPIVVNKNVAIALGKALFWDQSVGSDGQACASCHFKAGADGRIKNQIHPGHNNGQTFDRLPAGGGGPNHTLSLDDFPLHQFSNPADNTSQVVFSSDDVVGSAGSFGGQYKTTSPFAGENDQCLRSADPLFRVGQIGVRKVTPRNTPTVINAVFNHRNFWDGRANNIFNGSSPWGERDPNAGVWVKIDAQTVAKQKLHLINSSLASQAVAPPVFSDTEMGCQGRGWADIGRKLLLRQALRNQQVHPEDSVLGALSLSSGSSLKSGLKTTYKNLITQAFNPQYWAYTGIGPFGAPVGGVPYNQMEANFALFFGIAIQLYESTLISDQAPFDLSPIDANMKPTWSNVVADTPANTADLAVSLKNGVELFINNHCNLCHAGPSLSLAAVSTNAALLTPTPGASFGPPATPISFGPNAFGPFNAASKAGLNQYGNTVTRDTNIKQLPKLMDLGFTNVGAVQVDDDPGVGGVDDFGNPLSFTEQYVDYLLGNAAGIVDPGVDRIRACDFISPLAYNLPLNLANYFLPSDGLIADGSREGVLRNQNCLNAVTAYMPTEAVAQANLAGSKMAIATKGAFKVPTLRNVELTGPYMHNGGMATLRQVIEFYGRHGNFSSDTQHFHLASFSTLLNSEQNITDMTNFLLSLTDQRVRYQRAPFDHPQLTITDGQVGDELQVTTGNPLNANLANDQHLVIPAVGAGGVDTPVSAFSATLP; encoded by the coding sequence ATGCGAGTTATCTATAAAATTATGTTGGTTGGGAGCTTATTGTTGGCGCAAGTGGCGCTAGCAATCGGCCCGGTTCCCGTGTCGTTGCGCAATGTGCCTATTCCGCCGGTGCCGGGGCTTTGGGAAGGTGCCAATCCTATTGTCGTGAATAAAAATGTCGCCATTGCCCTGGGCAAGGCCTTGTTTTGGGATCAGAGTGTCGGCAGCGATGGCCAAGCCTGTGCCTCTTGTCATTTCAAGGCTGGTGCCGACGGTCGCATCAAGAACCAGATTCATCCAGGCCACAATAACGGCCAGACTTTTGACCGCTTGCCTGCCGGAGGTGGTGGCCCGAACCACACCTTGAGCCTGGACGATTTTCCGTTACATCAGTTCAGCAATCCGGCCGACAATACCAGTCAGGTGGTTTTCAGTTCTGACGACGTGGTGGGTTCCGCCGGCAGTTTCGGCGGCCAATATAAAACCACTTCACCGTTTGCGGGCGAGAACGATCAGTGTCTGCGTAGCGCCGATCCACTGTTTCGGGTCGGTCAAATCGGTGTGCGCAAGGTGACGCCCAGAAACACGCCAACTGTCATCAATGCGGTGTTCAATCACCGCAATTTTTGGGATGGTCGCGCTAATAATATTTTTAACGGCAGCAGCCCGTGGGGCGAGCGCGATCCGAACGCCGGAGTTTGGGTGAAAATCGATGCCCAAACCGTGGCAAAACAGAAATTGCATCTGATCAATTCGTCGCTAGCCTCTCAAGCAGTGGCGCCGCCGGTTTTCAGCGATACCGAAATGGGATGCCAGGGGCGCGGTTGGGCGGATATAGGCCGCAAGTTGTTGTTGCGGCAAGCCTTGCGGAATCAGCAAGTCCATCCAGAAGACAGTGTGTTGGGAGCGCTCAGTTTGAGCAGCGGAAGCAGCCTGAAATCGGGCTTGAAGACCACTTACAAAAACCTGATTACGCAGGCGTTTAACCCGCAATATTGGGCTTACACTGGCATTGGCCCGTTTGGAGCGCCGGTTGGCGGGGTGCCTTACAATCAGATGGAAGCGAATTTTGCCTTGTTTTTCGGGATTGCCATCCAGCTTTACGAGTCGACTTTGATATCCGATCAGGCACCGTTCGATTTGAGCCCGATAGATGCCAATATGAAACCGACCTGGAGCAATGTTGTGGCTGATACCCCGGCCAATACGGCAGACTTGGCCGTTTCGCTTAAAAACGGCGTGGAATTATTTATCAATAACCATTGTAATCTTTGCCACGCGGGACCCTCGCTAAGTTTGGCGGCAGTTTCGACCAACGCAGCTTTACTGACACCAACGCCCGGAGCCAGCTTTGGTCCGCCGGCCACGCCCATCAGCTTTGGGCCGAATGCCTTCGGTCCATTCAATGCAGCTTCCAAAGCTGGTTTGAATCAATATGGCAACACGGTCACCCGTGATACCAATATTAAACAATTGCCAAAATTGATGGATTTAGGTTTTACCAATGTTGGCGCGGTACAGGTCGATGATGATCCGGGTGTTGGTGGTGTTGACGATTTCGGCAATCCGTTATCGTTTACCGAGCAGTATGTCGATTATTTGTTGGGCAACGCCGCCGGTATTGTCGATCCTGGTGTGGACAGGATCCGGGCCTGCGATTTCATTAGCCCCTTGGCCTATAACTTGCCGCTCAATCTCGCCAATTATTTTTTACCTAGCGATGGCTTGATCGCCGACGGCAGCCGCGAGGGTGTGTTGCGCAATCAAAATTGTCTTAATGCGGTGACGGCTTATATGCCGACAGAGGCCGTGGCGCAGGCCAATTTGGCCGGCTCAAAAATGGCGATAGCGACCAAAGGTGCTTTTAAGGTGCCGACCCTACGGAATGTCGAGCTGACCGGTCCGTATATGCATAACGGCGGCATGGCGACTTTACGGCAGGTTATTGAGTTTTACGGGCGGCACGGTAATTTCAGCAGCGATACTCAGCATTTCCACCTGGCTAGTTTTTCTACCTTGCTGAATTCGGAGCAAAACATTACCGATATGACCAATTTTCTGCTTTCGTTGACCGACCAGCGGGTCAGGTATCAGCGCGCACCATTCGATCATCCGCAGTTGACGATAACCGATGGGCAAGTCGGCGACGAATTGCAGGTTACAACGGGTAATCCGCTGAATGCCAATTTGGCGAACGATCAGCATTTGGTGATTCCAGCTGTCGGTGCCGGCGGTGTGGATACGCCGGTTTCGGCGTTTTCCGCAACCTTACCGTAA
- a CDS encoding diguanylate cyclase domain-containing protein: protein MTEKTHGKFPAILIPVLLFILFDVVALGLNFWISAKLEKSAEAINLSGRQRMLSQSMTKSLLMLRVAQTDEQKLSAFTEFSSAVSLFDKTLSGFLQGGMTSSGDGKPVYLSAAQAANTQVITSSAFQLWTLIHQRLLPVEKGGAGVGLDVLRPALDTLLAHNTQLLGLMNDLTTALERNATEEVFYLRTLQASLLLLALLNFAVVCKRLLAQIKQSQGNVQALRNIIDTIETGIVLYGRDECVRSANKTAIQLFGYSDQALVGKPLKQLIFADNNRMLGLRRDNSTFVAKINIQTLFEFNDQISLCTITDVSEQERKEKQLMYLAFHDQLTGLPNRGLLVERLRQDLLRAKRDSTFLAVLFLDLDGFKDVNDEMGHDAGDELLQAVARRFEQCCREVDTVARLGGDEFVFVLTSLHSVLAAKQVAQNVLKAINQTFLIHSETVKIGASIGIAMYPTDHFEVELLIKCADDAMYLAKQRGKNQLVFTSECH from the coding sequence ATGACAGAAAAAACGCACGGTAAATTTCCGGCGATTTTGATTCCGGTGCTGTTGTTTATCCTATTCGATGTTGTAGCGCTGGGGCTGAATTTCTGGATTTCCGCAAAACTGGAAAAGAGTGCGGAGGCCATTAATTTGTCCGGGCGCCAACGCATGTTGTCTCAAAGCATGACCAAATCCTTGCTGATGCTTCGAGTCGCGCAAACCGATGAGCAAAAGCTTAGTGCTTTTACCGAGTTTTCCAGTGCTGTCAGCCTATTCGATAAAACTTTAAGTGGCTTTTTACAGGGTGGGATGACAAGTAGCGGTGATGGCAAGCCGGTTTATCTATCCGCTGCACAGGCAGCCAATACCCAAGTTATTACCAGCTCGGCGTTCCAGCTTTGGACACTGATCCACCAACGGTTATTGCCGGTTGAGAAGGGCGGTGCCGGGGTGGGTTTGGATGTTTTGCGGCCGGCATTGGATACTTTGTTAGCGCACAACACGCAATTGTTGGGTTTGATGAACGATCTGACCACCGCGCTGGAGCGAAACGCGACCGAGGAAGTATTCTACCTGCGAACCTTGCAAGCAAGCTTGCTGTTACTGGCACTGCTGAATTTTGCCGTGGTTTGCAAGCGTTTGCTGGCGCAAATCAAGCAATCGCAGGGTAATGTTCAGGCCTTGCGCAATATCATCGATACCATTGAGACCGGTATCGTTTTGTATGGCCGTGACGAATGCGTTCGTTCCGCCAACAAGACTGCCATTCAGTTGTTCGGATACAGCGACCAGGCTTTAGTCGGCAAGCCTTTAAAGCAATTGATTTTCGCGGACAATAACCGAATGCTGGGTCTGCGGCGCGATAATTCCACGTTTGTCGCCAAAATCAACATTCAAACCTTATTTGAATTTAACGATCAGATCAGTTTATGCACCATTACCGATGTCAGCGAACAAGAGCGTAAGGAAAAACAGTTAATGTACTTGGCCTTTCATGATCAGCTCACCGGTTTGCCCAATCGCGGCTTATTGGTAGAGCGATTACGGCAAGACTTGCTGCGCGCCAAGCGCGATTCTACATTTTTGGCGGTACTGTTTTTGGATTTGGACGGTTTCAAGGATGTTAACGATGAAATGGGGCACGATGCCGGCGACGAGTTACTACAAGCGGTTGCCAGGCGGTTCGAGCAATGTTGTCGTGAAGTCGATACGGTCGCGCGCTTGGGTGGCGATGAGTTCGTATTTGTTTTGACGTCATTGCACTCGGTTTTGGCGGCCAAGCAAGTGGCACAAAATGTATTAAAAGCCATCAATCAAACATTTTTAATTCATAGCGAGACCGTCAAAATCGGCGCCAGTATTGGTATCGCCATGTATCCCACCGATCATTTTGAAGTCGAATTATTGATTAAATGTGCTGATGATGCGATGTATCTGGCTAAGCAGCGTGGCAAAAATCAATTGGTATTCACGAGCGAATGTCATTGA
- a CDS encoding replication-associated recombination protein A, producing the protein MNNNTAFETTAYAPLAARMRPTTLDDFIGQQHLLGKGKSLRVAIEQGMPHSLVFWGPPGVGKTTLAKIIAASAHCHFIELSAVMAGVKEIRAAVAEAEGIKHSRNLNTVVFIDEIHRFSKSQQDSLLAPIESGAIILFGATTENPSFELNNALLSRLRVYVMRSIETEDLQALLHNALTDKVRGLGNRNLLIEADVLTMIAKAADGDARRCLNILQIAADLAENIDDQETVSREVLDEVLLGHANRFDKGGDIFYDQISALHKSVRGTDPDAALYWFARMLDGGCDPLYIARRVIRMASEDIGNADPRGLELALNATNAYERLGSPEGELSLAQAIVYLACAPKSNAVYVAYKAAMADARNSGSLEVPVHLRNAPTKLMKELGHGAEYRYAHDEKNAYAAGENYFPESLKTRQYYFPVERGLEKKIKDKLDFLRKL; encoded by the coding sequence ATGAATAACAACACAGCCTTTGAAACCACCGCCTATGCGCCACTTGCTGCCAGGATGCGACCGACCACCCTGGACGATTTCATCGGCCAACAACACTTGTTGGGCAAGGGCAAATCACTACGTGTGGCTATCGAACAAGGCATGCCACATTCTTTGGTATTTTGGGGGCCGCCCGGCGTCGGCAAAACCACCTTGGCCAAAATCATTGCCGCCAGCGCGCATTGCCATTTCATAGAGTTGTCGGCGGTGATGGCAGGCGTGAAGGAAATCAGGGCGGCAGTGGCCGAGGCGGAAGGCATCAAACACAGCCGCAATCTAAATACAGTGGTGTTTATCGACGAGATTCACCGCTTTTCGAAAAGCCAGCAGGATTCATTGCTGGCACCTATCGAAAGCGGTGCGATTATTCTATTCGGCGCCACCACGGAAAATCCCTCCTTTGAATTGAATAACGCCTTACTGTCCAGACTGCGCGTCTACGTGATGCGCAGTATCGAAACCGAGGACTTGCAAGCTTTGCTGCACAATGCCCTGACCGACAAAGTGCGCGGACTGGGTAACCGCAATTTGCTGATTGAAGCGGATGTGTTGACCATGATCGCCAAAGCCGCCGACGGCGATGCCCGCCGCTGTCTAAACATTCTGCAAATCGCCGCCGATCTGGCGGAAAACATTGACGACCAGGAAACCGTCAGTCGCGAAGTGCTTGACGAAGTGCTGTTGGGCCATGCCAATCGCTTCGATAAGGGCGGCGATATTTTCTACGACCAGATTTCGGCCTTGCATAAATCGGTACGCGGCACTGACCCAGACGCCGCGCTGTATTGGTTTGCCAGAATGCTGGATGGGGGCTGCGATCCTTTGTATATCGCCCGTCGGGTTATTCGAATGGCCTCCGAAGACATAGGCAACGCCGACCCAAGAGGCCTGGAATTAGCGTTGAACGCCACAAACGCTTACGAACGACTAGGCAGCCCCGAAGGCGAACTATCGCTGGCGCAAGCCATCGTTTACTTGGCTTGCGCGCCGAAAAGTAATGCGGTCTACGTAGCCTACAAAGCGGCAATGGCGGACGCCCGCAACAGCGGTTCCCTGGAAGTGCCTGTCCACTTGCGCAATGCGCCAACCAAACTGATGAAAGAACTGGGGCATGGCGCGGAGTATCGCTACGCCCATGACGAGAAAAATGCCTATGCCGCCGGCGAAAACTACTTCCCAGAATCGTTAAAAACCCGGCAGTACTATTTTCCAGTGGAACGCGGTTTGGAAAAAAAAATAAAAGATAAACTCGATTTTTTGCGGAAATTATAA
- a CDS encoding winged helix-turn-helix domain-containing protein → MFIRQIGMKVTDKETDTRLPRLKLTVRLLHNDEIAMGPGKAELLAAIQSTGSIAAAGKSMNMSYRRAWLLVDVMNRSFAGPVVHAAKGGRHGGGTTLTPLGLHVLDQYLKMAEAVNHTAQAYLPLFSGLMSKQVDESPMDE, encoded by the coding sequence ATGTTCATTCGTCAAATTGGTATGAAAGTGACAGACAAAGAAACAGATACCCGGCTTCCACGCCTTAAGCTTACGGTTCGTTTACTGCATAACGATGAAATTGCCATGGGGCCGGGTAAGGCGGAGCTGTTGGCGGCTATTCAGTCCACCGGCTCGATTGCGGCAGCGGGGAAAAGCATGAATATGAGTTACCGGCGTGCCTGGTTGCTGGTGGACGTGATGAATCGCAGTTTTGCCGGCCCCGTGGTGCATGCGGCCAAAGGTGGGCGGCATGGCGGCGGGACTACGTTGACGCCGTTGGGACTGCACGTATTGGATCAATATCTGAAGATGGCGGAAGCGGTGAATCATACTGCTCAGGCCTATCTGCCCTTGTTTTCCGGGCTGATGTCCAAGCAGGTGGATGAGAGCCCCATGGATGAATAG